TCCCTTTTGtgtaaatcttttaccacattcagagcagctaaaTGGTTTCTCCCCTGAGTGTACAGCCATGTGTTGTTTCAGATTTCTCCTTTGTataaatcttttaccacattcagagcagctaaaTGGTTTCTCCCCTGAGTGTATGGCCATATGGTACGTCAGACTTCTCTTTGTTCTAAATgttttaccacattcagagcagctaaaCGGTCTCTCCTTTGAGTGTATGGCCATGTGGTGCATCAGACTTCCCTTTATCataaatcttttaccacattcagagcagctaaaCGGTCTCTCCCCTGAGTGTATGGCCATATGGTACGTCAGATTTCCCTTTGTTataaatcttttaccacattcagagcagctaaaCGGTCTCTCCCCTGAGTGTACGACCATATGGTACGTCAGACTTCTCtttgttgtaaatgttttaccacattcagagcagctaaaCGGTCTCTCCCCTGAGTGTACGATCATGTGTCGTGTCAGATTTCGCTTTGCattgaatcttttaccacattcagagcagctaaaTGGTCTCTCTCCTGAGTGCATGGCCATGTGGAGTGTCAGACTTCCCTTTATTataaatcttttaccacattcagagcagctaaaCGGTCTCTCCCCTGAGTGTATGGCCATATGGTACGTCAGATTTGCCTTTGTTataaatcttttaccacattcagagcagcttaACGGTCTCTCCCCTGAGTGTATGGCCATATGGTACGTCAGACTTCTCTTTGTTCTAAATgttttaccacattcagagcagctaaaCGGTTTCTCCTTTGAGTGTATGGCCATGTGGTGCATCAGACTTCCCTTTATCataaatcttttaccacattcagagcagctaaaCGGTCTCTCCCCTGAGTGTATGGCCATATGGTACGTCAGATTTGCCTTTGTTataaatcttttaccacattcagagcagctaaaTGGTCTCTCCCCTGAGTGTAAGAACATGTGTTGTGTGAGATTTCTCTTTCGTGTGAATCTTTTTCCACATTCAGAACAAGAAAACGGTTTCTGTCTAACGTGGCTCCTCGTGTGAATCATCAGCTTTGACTTTTGACCACCTCTGTTACCACAGTCTTCCTTGTCAGAACTACATTCTACACTGACTGTGACTTCATTGTTTATCTGAGAGTTTAAATCTGACCAAGGCTCTCTGGTCTCCTCCCAGTCaacatcactgacttcagtctcaggttcagAAGAGACTTCAGTCTCGTCTTCAGTCTCAGGATGTAAATGTTGATCTGAATCTggtcctccacagtcctctccaccagcttctgtctccatctgttcagattgtctttgatgaagctgtgaggacagaggtttctcttcatcatcatcatcactcctTACAAGGACAGGAGTGAAGGTGACCTTGGTGAGGTCAGCCTCCTCCTGATTGGTCCAgagctcctcctgttcctctttaatgtgtgggggttctggttcctcctggtccagactggagctgcACTCCTGTTGCTCAGGGGGAACCTCATCTTTGAACACCGACCGCCGGACATCTGCAGGacaaaggagacaaacagacagatgttaggggtggttaatcagcccaatttcctgattcgattcgattcggattattgaagtctcgattcgattacaaatcgattttcgattattaacgattattgatcttccatttaacatcagtcagctgctgaattattttatttatcttttaagtaacacctcacagcaccttcaatattgtatagtgtaactgtaatatcaaaatgattttttttaatttgttttaaatgtagtgtttcactgttaaaagaaagctgccaagctcagcagccgaactcatgttagaagcattgttggtgacgagaaccaggtcgtgtttctctattccccactcgtctgccattgctttgagaaactcacacatatttgcacttgtgtggctatcatccatagctctcgtcttaagtacgtaggacattagcttccattaactgctgacataatgagctgtaacggtcacatatgagactgtagctctggatgtccaggcatcgcaggttattgctaccctgtgagcagagttgagggacacttgcatggaaaggtttgtctccttgtaaagatttagaatcgatttaagtgtgaaaaagctccgggatggaataacatatcttcgctccagactgtggatcatgtagcggaagccagtaagaggaggactccaggttgtattactatttaaaaaaaaaaaaaaaaaaaaagtatatatatatatatttttttttaatcgatttttggaaatttaataatcaaatcataatcatcaatattataatcgcgatcaatcaataatcgatttttttcaccacccatACTGGATAGCCCACAGAGATTTGAGAACGCTGGTTTGGAAGATAGCGTTGCCAACAGTTAATtagcggggctaacagctgaccagcggggctaacagctgaccagCAGGGCTAACGGCTGACCAGCGGGGCTAACGGCTGACCAGcggagaaaggtgagtccacCAGAGCCAGATGTTCAGGTGTGCAGTCTTCAAAGTTTGTAGCGCAGCTCTATAGCTTGTAAAGACAGTTTGGCTTTCATATTTCAgcagaaaaagttgttttgttgtggatgGAGAAGAGGCGATATTCACGCCAGCATCCGGTTGCCATCAAATCAAATGCTGTAatgttttcctcctctggttGAATCAGACACACATCTGTTTATTGGCTTTTAGTGCTCgtcacattttatataaaacattagTTAAATGAAAATCTATATTGTCATGTGACCCAATGGACTTCCTGTTGCACAGTGTGGTACTGAAGGCCGGAAGGAGTGTTACGTCACCCGCAACACTTTTCATGGCAGTTAACTAGTGACGTCatgatttacttttaaaagtcaCGTTACGCAACATCATGTTGTTTCTGCGGTTATGGTTAAAAGTAAACATAAAACGGCTAACTCGAAACATTTTCACGCGGGAGCTCcatcttttaaaatattctgGAGGCAAACTGTCAAACTGAACCGAGTGTGAAGCAGAAGTGAGCAGAACCGACCTGTTCTGTGTAACTGGACCTGAGGCTGGAGAACAGCGTCCAGTAGTTTCCGTTGTCGCTCGTTCTCCTCTTGTGaacgacacagttcctcctcgtactctgctatccTTCCTTCAAACAGCCCAAATATCtcttcagcagccgcagtcagCCGCTGCTTCACCAACAAGCTCAGCAtttggactttagacattttcacacagtcacacgaACTTTGTCTCCACACGAACTCCGTCACAAACATCGTctgctctccatcacacactcgCTCTGTtcacagctagcatgctaagctaacgtgtgtAGAAACAGTGTTGGCATGACGACGGGACTCGTTgccaacataaacaaacacactcgaCATCATTTCGCTAGCGACAGTAACATAATCACTTCCGGGTGTCACTTCCGTTCGCCCgtcaaaataaaacctgaatTTAACTCACAAGTCAAGCCGACCACATATTATTACATAATAATGAGAcgatattaaaatgtgtttggctCTTTTGAATGTGTTGTCACCTTCTGTGGCGAGTAAATAAGATATTAACCTACTCGTTATACTTTCTATATTATTTGTATAGAAATAACATTATGTTGTACTGCTGTCTGACTTTACATACACAAATCTGGTCATTTTTGTGTGGGCTTTTGACCAAGTCAAGAATAATTATGAATCCAGGGAActaaaaacagataaatcaaTAATCCAAAGCAGACCAGAATACAATGACACTATTATGTCATTATTAACAGTTATTTTTTACATACAACAAGGAGAGAACTACACATTTCACATGTGGCTTCATCAGATTCGCTCTGTGCTTCATTGCCAACAGCTGTTTCTTTAAAGGatcaatatgtaagaattcatGTTAAAACAGCCGCCACATTTCCACTGaagtaaaaacatacatttcactttacataaaataaagagatccaaatgaataaaaatctgTCTGACTCATCTACAGTAGCACAGAGAACAACTAGATACAGGATGCATCCAACAACAGTACAAACTACATACATGTACTCATGAGATACATATCTTGTGTATATGTGAGGAAACTCTACTATGAgcaacaaatgcaaacaaactCTGAGGAggtgaaattaaatgaaacatttttattcaactGTCATTTTCCATGTTTTACCATCCGGCTAACACAATCAGGTTCTCTAAGTGACTCTTGTCTCATAGAAACCATCATAAGTACAGAAGGtattaaacaaatacataataCAGTGATGTCCCTTCAGTCTGAACTGGTCTTAATAATATTCAGAGTCCTCTTAGTCTGAGACCGAGACGAGACTGAGTAAAAACGTAATCGAGTCTGAGACAGAACATTCAAAAAGTTCAAGATTGATGTTGAGTCCTGCAAGACAACCACCAAGTGAATGTTTTGTCAACAACACTTCAGCTCATTTCTCGACCGACGTGTCATTTGTTGTTTCAGGTGAAAATCTTtcaccacattcagagcagctaaaCAGTTTCTCCAGAGTGACAAGTCATGTGTCGTTTCAGATGTCCCTTTAGTTTGAATCTTgtaccacattcagagcagctaaaCGGTTTCTCCCCTGAGTGTACAGCCATGTGTCCTGTCAGATTTTGCTTGAgtttgaatcttttaccacatacAGAGCAGCTAAACGGTCTCTCCCCCGAGTGTACAGCCATGTGTTGAGTCAGACTTCCCTTTTGtgtaaatcttttaccacattcagagcagcgaAACGGTCTCTCCCCTGAGTGTATGACCATGTGTCCTGTCAGATTTTGCTTTAgtttgaatcttttaccacattcagagcagctaaaTGGTCTCTCCCCTGAGTGTATGGCCATGTGTTGTGTAAGACTGTACTTTACTTTGAATCTTCTGCCACATTCAGAACAAGGAAACGGTTTCTCTTTAACGTGGGCCTCTTCACCAACATCATCACTCTTTACAGGGACAGGAGTGAAGGTGACCTTGGTGAGGTTAGCCTCCTCCTGATTGGTCCAgagctcctcctgttcctctgtAATGTGTGGGGGTTCTGGTTcctcctggtccagactggagcagcactcctgctgctcagggGGAACCTCATCTTTGCTCACTGACCGCTGGACGTCTGCAGGacaaaggagacaaacagacagatgtcatgggaaaaacaacaggagCCAGGCTGGATTACTTTGGGATCATCATAGATCCACAGATTCTTCTGTTTTGTAGCTGGTGACCATTACTAGCTGGACATTTATCATCAAGCCCATTAAATAAAGAAGCAGCCTTGTAACTGATATGTTGGCTAGTGGACCTAAGAGCTGGCCACAGCAACCTCCCAGAACAAGAACCAGTAACCATCTCAATGGCAGACATCCAAGAAAGAGTGTCAAAGATGAAGAGCTGGACAGCACCAGGCCCTGATATGATCCATACGTACTGGCTGAAGAAGCTAACTGCAGTCCATGAACGCCTAGCAGCACAGATGAACCAGCTGCTGAGGGATGGGACCCACCCAGAGTGGCTAACCCAGGGCAGGACAGTCCTAATCATGAAGGACCCCCAGAAGGAACCCATCCCATCCAACTACCGGCCAATTACCTGCCTCTGCACAACATGGAAGGCCCTGTCAGGCATCATTGCGGCAAAAATTAGTAAGCATGTGGCTCAATACATGAGTGAGGCACAGAAAGGAATTGGCAGTAACACCAGAGGAGCCAAGCACCAGACTACAAGAAAGCCTACGACTCAATGCCGCATACATGGATACTGGAATGTCTGGAACTGTATAAGATCAATAGGAACCTAAGGGCCTTCATCCAGAACTCGATGGAAATGTGGAAGACAACCCTAGAGGCCAATTCAAAGCCGATTGCCCAAGTCAACATCAAATGTGGCATATACCAAGGAGATGCGCTATCACCACTGCTGTTCTGCATAGGCCTTAACCCCCTCAGTCAGATCATCACGAAGAGCGGCTATGGGTACCGATTCCGTAGTGGGGCAACAATCAGCCACCTGCTCTACATGGATGACATCAAGCTGTATGCCAGGACGAGCAAGAAAAAGACTCACTGATCCACACCACCAGGGTCTACAGCGACGACATAACGATGTCATTCGGATTGGACAAGTGTGGCCGGATGGTCTCAAAGAGAGGCAAGATGATCAGGACTGAGGGGATTGACCTACCAAAGGGCAACATAGGTGATATCCAAGACAGCTACAAGTACCTTGGCATCCCACAGGCTAATGGAAACCATGAAGAGGCCACAAGGAAGTTAACCACAGCCAAATACCTCCAGTGAGTAAGGCAGGTCCTGAAAAGTCAGCTGAATGGTAAGAACAAGATCCGAGCCATCAACATGTACGCACTACCAGTCATCAGATACCCCGCTGGTATCATAAGCTGGCCAAAGGAGGAGATAGAAGCCACAGATATCAAGACTAGAAAGCTCCTCACCATGCACGGAGGGTTCCACCCCAAGTCCAGCACCCTGAGGCTATACACTAAGTGGAAAGAGGGAGTCCGAGGGCTAGTGAGCGTCAAGGCCACGGTCCAGGATGAAACATCGAAAATTCGAGAATACATCGAAAAAATGGCCCCGAAGGATGAACTGCTAAGTGAATGTCTCAGGCAGCAGAACCCTGATGAGAGtgcagaggatgaggaggagcagacaACCTGGAGGGACAAGCCCCTACATGGCATGTACCACCGTCAGATAGAGGAAGTGGCTGATATCAAGAAATCCTAAAAGTGGCTGGAAAATACAGGactgacagacagcacagaggcaCTAATCGTGGCAGCACAAGAACAGGCCATAAGTACAAGAGCCATAGAGGCCAGGATCTACCAGATTAGATCAGACCCAAGATGCAGACTGTGCAATGATGCCCCTGAGACAGTCCAGCACATAGTAGCAGGGTGTAAGATGCTAGCTGGATCAGCGTACATGGATAGGCACAACCAAGTGGCTGGGATAGTATACAGGAACATCTGCAACCAGTATGGAATAGAAGTACCCAAATCCCAATGGGCCATACCACAGAAGGTGGCTGAGAACAACAGGGCCAAGGTTCTGTGGGACTTCAGCTTCCAGACTGACAAACAGCTCCTGGCTAACCAACCGGACATAGTGGTGTGGGACAAAGAGCAGAAGAGGGTGGTGGTGATAGATGTGGCGATCCCAGCTGATGCCAACATCAGGAAGAAGGAACACGAGAAACTTGAGAAGTACCAAGGGTTGAAAGAGCAGCTGGAACGGCTAGAGTGGTCCCCGTGGTAGTGGGGGCACTCTGGGCAGTAACCCCCAAACTGGGAGAATGGCTCCAACAGATCCCAGGAACAACATCTGAAGTCTCAGTCCAGAAGAGCGCAGTCCTAGGAACAGCCAAGATATTGCACAGAACCCTCAAACTCCCAGGCCTCTGGTAGAGGACCCGAGCTTGAGGACGACAAAGATACCACCCCACCAGGGTGAGAAggacattttatatatatatatatatatatatatatatatatatatatatatatatacaaaatgtGATTGCACTGtatagattttcaaaatgtttcttccaTATTTGGACTCCTCAATTTCTTCAACTTGAAGAAATTGAGGAGTCCATTGACTCAAAcaatttttggaaaaaatggCATTCATTCAACTAATCAAACAAGGAAGAATTGGCTAtttaaaactgtgaaatatggaagaaacattttgaaaatctataCAGTGCAATCACACTGAATTCAGACCAAAATAATCTGCTCAACATACTAGAAATCCTTGAATCAATCATTAAAGACAACCAAAATCCTTTAGATTATGAGATTAGTGAAGGGGAGCTGCTGGCTAAGATCCAGGCCCTGCAACCGAGGAAAGCAAGTGGCCCTGATGGCATCTTAaatgaaatgcttcagtttAGCAGCCAGAAAATCAAGACTGCCAtacagaaattattcaatctggtACTAAACATTGGACATTTTCCTGACACCTGGAGCCAAGGGCTTATCACTCCAATCTTCAAAAGTGGGGACAAATATGATCCAAACAATTACAGAGGCATATGTgtcagcagcaaaaaaaaaaggtattggAGGAAAGATCTACGATATTATTAAGacaatgtatataaataataaatgtgctgtcAAAATTGGAACTAGGGAAACAGACTTTTTCCCCCAAAGTAGAGGAGTGAAGCAGGGCTGCAGTCTGAGCCCCACCCTGTTTAACATCTACATCGACCAACTGGCAAAATCCCTGGAAGAGTCAGAGATCCCTGGTCTCACCCTTTCTGACACAGAAGtcaaatgtttactgtttgCAGATGACCTAATACTGCTCGCTCCATCAAAGGAGGCTCTAGAAAAGCAACTAGATCACCTGCAAAAGTTCTGTCAGACCCGGGCCCTGACCGTTAACCTGGAGAAGACAAAAGTCATGGTCTTCCAGAAACGACGCAAGAGTCAGAAACATCCCCACAGGTTCCACCTGGACTCTACAgacatagaacacacacacagctacacatatCTAGGACTAAATATCACATCAACGGGTAATTTCAATCTGGCCATTAAGGATCTCAGAGAAAAAGGCAGAAGAGCTTTCTGGACTATAAAAAAGTCTTCAAACATAGACATCCCTGTCAAAATCTGGATGAAAATATTTCAATCGATAATTGAACCAGTTGTATTGTATGGTAGTGAAGTGAGGGGCCCTCTCATGAACCAAGACTTccaaaaatgggacaaacaccCAATCGAAAGCTTGCACACTGAGATCTGCAAAAGCATCCTCAAAGTTCACAGGAACACCCCCAACAACggatgcagagctgaactgggccaatttccccttttaattCGGATCCAAAAAAGAGCAATAAAGTTCTACCAACACCTCAGAGCCAGCGAGCCCAGCTCCTACCACTACAAAGCCCTACGATGccaagaggagagcaaagaagggagtcccctcagccagctggtccacAGGCTGAGCTCCAACAGCACCGGGCACCAAGACCGCCCTCACACCATCCAGCCCCACCAAATtatagcaaaagaaaaagacaattacatCAACTATTGGACATCCACAACCAAAACCCAAAGCAAACTTCAATGCTATTTGGCCCTAAACAGACAATACTCCATGGCAGATTATCTGACATGATTTCCTCCACAtgaaccagctgatcctgactgggttcttacctgcacactgatattctgtttactattgttgttattattgcacacatacatacatacatacatatatatatatatatatatatatatatatatgtatatatatatatatatatatatatatatatatatatgtgtgtatatgtgtgtatatatgtgtatatatatatatgtgtatatatatgtgtatatatatatatatatatatatatatatatatatatatatatatatatatatatatatgaataacCCTGAAggtgtggtggagggaggaccaacggagcaatgatggacagcccacagagtgCTGAGTACCTTTCggcggtttgaaagttagcgttgctggGCTAACAGCAGAGAAAGGTGAGTCCACGGAGCCAGTTGTTCAGGTGTCCAGCCTTTAGTCTAAGTTAGTAGCACAGCTACTAACttttgttacttttgttcggtcctgtaacgttgctttgtggtacatttctcagtatttatttgagtgaaggacctgtgcagttatcagtcTAGTCAGACCGACAcaccctcgctccgcgcctctggattatccattcacactgggacggctcaccaataagcCGGCTTAGCGTATCGGGGGCGTGTCAATCGGACCGTCGTTAACTACACGGGtccttaatacagagaaatgttccacaaaacaacattacatgaccaaacaaaagtaacgtagtacctgtaactgtctttggcaacttatatgaggaaaacaattcTGCAGATATACGCGAAGCAGCGTCTGTGCTCCCACCCatcctactgactcttcctcacatttctgcccgaaaaacagcgtctgtcaccagcaaaaagctgtaactcactgagtgtttggatgaaaataaatcacagcgaccgtcagctctcctgaccgagacttcagggaactttcccccagaaaacagcatccgttccgcgagtgagggagtcagattgacagggggacacgGGGGAACACCTTGAACGTCATCATCAGGACGTgcaccgtcacgcctctttaggagctgcagcgccggctttctgtgtgaattcactGCGGTTCGTCTATAAGGCGGAGCttcttcgctctgtgtgaatcaccatctgTGGGGAATTGGCGAACCGCGGCTGCGGCTTTTatgcgtcttctcctgtgtgaatggggctagtttaacaagttggtccctgattcggaccagagcaaacgaattataggtgtgaaaacgccctcaGGTTCAGAGGAGTGTGATGTCTTGTCATCATCAGCTGGCTGTAAATCACTACCTGTATTTAAgttcctggctggttctggtcctccacagtcctctccatcagtttctgtctccatctgttcagtttgtctctgatgaagctgtgaggactgaggttcctcttcatcttcttcactCCTCAAAGGGACAGGAGTGAGTGTGAACTTGATAtcagcctcctccagccctggaagctgctctccctcctgatgggtccagagttcctcctgttcctctttaatgtgtggcagctctggtgggtcctcctggtccagactggagctcctctcctgctgctcaggaggaTCCTCTTCTTTATTCAACTGCTGCTGGACGTCTGTGGAGAAAAGTACAGTGTACATTTATTCAATTACTAATCTAAAATAGCTTAAATAGCTTCTTCAATATAAATAGTAATGAACTGAAATTCAAGGCACGAATATAAAAACTACTGGTTTAGTGAGGCAGATGATGTCAGCTGGTTTCATTGTAATAAGAAGTAAACAGAACCGACCTGTTCTGTGTAACTGGACCTGAGGCTGGAGAACAGCGTCCAGTAGTTTCCGTTgtcgacacagttcctcctcgtactctgctatcgttctttcaaacagctcaaatatctcttcagcagccgcagttagtcgctgcttcataaaaactctcagcgtttggactttagacattttcactgacTCACACGAACTTTGTctgctctccatcacacactcgctctgtttacagctagcatgctaagctaacatgtATAGAAACTCAATGTAAACAACACGCTCCACGCCGTTTTGTTAGCGACACTAAGTACAATC
This genomic window from Sparus aurata unplaced genomic scaffold, fSpaAur1.1, whole genome shotgun sequence contains:
- the LOC115578249 gene encoding gastrula zinc finger protein XlCGF57.1-like, whose amino-acid sequence is MFVTEFVWRQSSCDCVKMSKVQMLSLLVKQRLTAAAEEIFGLFEGRIAEYEEELCRSQEENERQRKLLDAVLQPQVQLHRTDVRRSVFKDEVPPEQQECSSSLDQEEPEPPHIKEEQEELWTNQEEADLTKVTFTPVLVRSDDDDEEKPLSSQLHQRQSEQMETEAGGEDCGGPDSDQHLHPETEDETEVSSEPETEVSDVDWEETREPWSDLNSQINNEVTVSVECSSDKEDCGNRGGQKSKLMIHTRSHVRQKPFSCSECGKRFTRKRNLTQHMFLHSGERPFSCSECGKRFITKANLTYHMAIHSGERPFSCSECGKRFMIKGSLMHHMAIHSKEKPFSCSECGKTFRTKRSLTYHMAIHSGERPLSCSECGKRFITKANLTYHMAIHSGERPFSCSECGKRFIIKGSLTLHMAMHSGERPFSCSECGKRFNAKRNLTRHMIVHSGERPFSCSECGKTFTTKRSLTYHMVVHSGERPFSCSECGKRFITKGNLTYHMAIHSGERPFSCSECGKRFMIKGSLMHHMAIHSKERPFSCSECGKTFRTKRSLTYHMAIHSGEKPFSCSECGKRFIQRRNLKQHMAVHSGEKPFSCSECGKRFTQ
- the LOC115578271 gene encoding zinc finger protein 135-like isoform X3, translated to MESRQSSCESVKMSKVQTLRVFMKQRLTAAAEEIFELFERTIAEYEEELCRQRKLLDAVLQPQVQLHRTDVQQQLNKEEDPPEQQERSSSLDQEDPPELPHIKEEQEELWTHQEGEQLPGLEEADIKFTLTPVPLRSEEDEEEPQSSQLHQRQTEQMETETDGEDCGGPEPARNLNTDVQRSVSKDEVPPEQQECCSSLDQEEPEPPHITEEQEELWTNQEEANLTKVTFTPVPVKSDDVGEEAHVKEKPFPCSECGRRFKVKYSLTQHMAIHSGERPFSCSECGKRFKLKQNLTGHMVIHSGERPFRCSECGKRFTQKGSLTQHMAVHSGERPFSCSVCGKRFKLKQNLTGHMAVHSGEKPFSCSECGTRFKLKGHLKRHMTCHSGETV
- the LOC115578271 gene encoding zinc finger protein 501-like isoform X2 translates to MSKVQTLRVFMKQRLTAAAEEIFELFERTIAEYEEELCRQRKLLDAVFKPQVQLHRTGRPNPSAPPEAPQPPLTSPDVQQQLNKEEDPPEQQERSSSLDQEDPPELPHIKEEQEELWTRQEGEQLPGLEEADIKVTLTPVTVKSGEDDEELQSSQLHQIKTEEIRDGERLKTKCDGEDCGGPEPDRNLNTDVQRSVSKDEVPPEQQECCSSLDQEEPEPPHITEEQEELWTNQEEANLTKVTFTPVPVKSDDVGEEAHVKEKPFPCSECGRRFKVKYSLTQHMAIHSGERPFSCSECGKRFKLKQNLTGHMVIHSGERPFRCSECGKRFTQKGSLTQHMAVHSGERPFSCSVCGKRFKLKQNLTGHMAVHSGEKPFSCSECGTRFKLKGHLKRHMTCHSGETV